The Henckelia pumila isolate YLH828 chromosome 2, ASM3356847v2, whole genome shotgun sequence genome includes a window with the following:
- the LOC140878018 gene encoding uncharacterized protein, with protein MRRREADEGGSSMSTRKGLTHTCSKCLELGHNRATCKNPVHPKSKMCKGAAGQRTEGPETQSSTVPRQAPRRLASQVPNTNPQVTQKAESFPQASSTRASNCHSRVRRGPNTQYSAMDNLHGSVSASASASVSASASASASSRARARAAATGEGISKAAATATIHGSTQGRSARSSATAHVGGKNASSSASALR; from the exons ATGAGAAGAAGAGAAGCAGATGAGGGTGGCAGTAGCATGTCTACAAGAAAGGGACTCACTCATACTTGTTCAAAGTGCTTGGAGCTTGGACACAACAGAGCAACTTGTAAAAATCCagttcatccaaaatcaaaaatGTGCAAG GGAGCTGCTGGACAAAGAACTGAAGGCCCAGAAACACAGTCATCTACAGTACCAAGACAGGCACCAAGGAGGCTAGCAAGCCAAGTTCCAAATACAAATCCTCAG GTAACACAGAAAGCTGAAAGCTTTCCTCAAGCATCTTCAACCAGAGCATCAAATTGTCATTCAAGGGTAAGAAGAGGACCCAATACTCAATACAGTGCAATGGACAATCTACATGGAAGTGTCAGTGCTAGTGCTAGTGCTAGTGTCAGTGCCAGTGCTAGTGCAAGTGCAAGTTCAAGAGCTAGAGCAAGAGCCGCTGCAACTGGAGAAGGTATCTCTAAAGCAGCTGCAACTGCCACTATCCATGGTTCAACACAAGGAAGAAGTGCAAGATCTAGTGCAACAGCTCATGTTGGAGGAAAAAATGCAAGCTCAAGTGCAAGTGCTTTAAGATGA